DNA sequence from the Fimbriimonadaceae bacterium genome:
CTCCGGTTCACCCCCGGATTTGATGTTTCCTGGCTGGGGCATGGACCATTGGGAGCTTGCCGATCTGGGGCAATTAATGGCGCTTGACGAGGCTCTCGACAGCCCGTCTCATGATGGTTCGGGCACTTGGAGATCCACGTTCAACGAGCAGGTTTTGAAGTTGGGGCAGTCGGACGGGAAGCAGTACGTCCTTCCTTATTACGTGAGCGTGATGGGTTGGTGGTTCGATCCTGGCGTGTTTAAGAAGCACGGTTGGGACGTGCCGAAGACGTGGGATGAGCTGCTTGAGCTTTGTGAGAAGATCAAGGCGGCGGGGATCGCCCCAATCACCTATCAAGGGCAGTATCCCGACTACATGACCGTTGGCATGCTTATGCCTTGGTCGTACAGCATTGGTGGGAAAGAGACGCTTGAGGCGATGCAGAATCTTGAGCCGGGAGCTTGGAAGTCTGCGCCGGTCTTGCAAGCGGCGCGGATGATCGACGAGCTTAACAAGAAGGGCTACTTTGAGGCGGGTGCGCTGTCGATGAAGCACACCGACGCACAGGCCGAATTTCTCCTCGGAAAGGCCGCAATGATCCCTTGTGGGACTTGGCTGTATGCAGAGATGGAGAAGATGATCCCGCCGGGTGTGAAGATGGAGTTTATGCTTCCTCCCGTGGTGGCCGGAGGCAAGGGCGACCCGACCGCGCTTGCGATCAAGATTGAGCCGTGGATGATCCCCGCCAAAGCAAAGAATCCAAAAGGCGCTGTCTCCCTCTTCAAGTACATGACATCGGTGGAGAAGGCCAAACAGTTTGTCGAACAGAAAGGCACTTTGATGGCGATCAACGGCTCCGAGAACGCAAAACTGCCCGAAGTCTTGATTGTGCCGGCGGCAAAGTTTAGCGGCGCCAAAGCGGTTTGGGCGAATCAGATTGCGGAGTATTACAAGGCGTTTTATGAGGAGATCGGTAACGCGCTCACCGAAATGTTGAACGGCAAGACGACTCCAGAACAGTTCTGCGAAAGGGTGGAGAAGAAGGCAGAAGAGACCCGGAACGACTCGGACATCAAGAAGCGAAAAGTTTCGATGTAGGGGGTCGTGAGTTGTGAGTTGTGAGTTGTGAGGCGTGAGGCGTGTGGGGTGGGGCGTGATGACTTCCGGAGTCATGATCCTTGACTCGGGGTTGGGAATCTTCGCCGTAGAACTCCCATCAATTGCGCTCGGTGGATAATGCATTTAGGATGCACATGTTTAAGGAGCCGGGCGAGAAGGTTTACGCGGTCGGTTGCCTCTTGATGGTGGGGTTCGCATTATTCGTCGTGATTCGTGGTGCAACTACCCCACATCCGAACAAGATACGGACGCAGGAGCTGTCACATATCAAACAGTGCGGCATTGCTGCGTTGCTTTATGCCGTCGATTATCATGATCGGTTGCCTGTAGCTGAGCGTTGGATGTCTTGTGTATTGCCCTATGCAAAAGACGACGTTTCAGTGTTTGTCAACGTGCTGAATGAGCAGTCGCATATGCCAAGCTCTCCGGCATCACCGCAAACCGGAAAGTACGGCAACATTTTCCTGCAAGATCACTCAGAAAAACTGCAAGCGGGGATCCCTAAGCCCGACGAGACGATCATGCTGTTTACTTCGCGTTTGCTCAGCTGGAATGCGACGAGCGGGCTGGAAACCGCCGCTCCAAGTTTTACGGCATATGGGGGCACGAAAAGAATCTACGTCTGTTTCACAGACAGCTCAGCACTTTCGATTAAGTTTGACGATCTGGCTGGTTATGACTCCAAGACGGGCGAACGGAAGGCGAGGTTATCCAGGTAGGTTTTGCGAAAAAGCGATGAATAATAGAGGTACGGAGGTGTTCGATGAAACGCCCGGCTACGCTTATTAATGTTTTTATTGGATTTGTTGCCATCGTCCTTTTCGGCACTGCCTTTTTTAGTCCTATCCACGCGGGCGATCCGCCGTCGCGCGAGACGACCAAGCGCAACTTGGTGCAATGTGCGACAGCATTGATGCTCTATTCCGCCGACTACGACGAGCATTTGCCGAACGCCTATCGGTGGATGAGCGCGACCTGGCCCTACTTGCAGGATGCAGAAGCCTACCGCGATCCTTGGAACCCCGAGTCGCGCTCGCCGACGAACCCGGCAGTGCCGGAGTCGGGGCGGTATGGAATTGCGTTCTTCCTTCCTCTTTCGGAGGCTGACCAGTCGAAGATCGAGGAGCCTTACCGGCAGATTAGGCTGTTTACATCCAGCCATCTTGGGTGGAATGCGACGTCGGGATTGGAGTCCGTAAAGCCGACGGCGGACTATCAGGGAAGGAAGTTTTGGGCGTCTTTTGTGCAGGGGTTGACGCGGTCAGTTTCCAACGATTCGGATGGGGTGGATAGGAAGACGGGGAGGCTGAAGTGATCATGCGTACAAAGTTGGTCCAGTGCCTCGTCGGCATGATTGGCTTCTTTGTTCTTGTCGCCACCTGTATCGCCCTGTTCGGTGTAAACATGAACCGGAAATCGCCTGCTTCGTCGACCGTGTTGCTCTCCAACATCAAGCAGTGCGGGACTTGCCTGGCAATCTACTCTGCGGACAACGATGACCGTCTGCCTGACGCATACCGATGGATGACGGCGACGTGGCCTTACTCCCAGAACGCAGAACTCTACCGCGACCCGAAGAATAAAGACTCAAGAATGCCGACCGATCCCGACGTGCTGGAGTCGGGCCTGTATGGAATTGCTTTCTTCGAGCCTATGTCAGAGGTCAAGCCGGCGAGCCTTGCCAAGCCGGAGACGCAGATCATGCTCTTCACGTCGAAGCACCTGGGATGGAACGCGGCGGCAGGGCTCGATACGGCGAATCCGACTGCAAGGAGAGACCGAATCACGGTCGCGCTTGTGGACTTTTCTGCCCGACACATCAATCTCGAAGATATCGCCAAATACGACTCGAAGACAGGAGCCAAGCGGTGAGACATGCAAGAGTCGGAAAGCCGCCGGGGAGCCAAGGGGTCACCCCTCTTCGCATTGCGATCTGCGGAGTGATCCTTCTCGTCCTTGCTGCGATCTTTTATCCGGTCTTCCAGCCCGCCAAAATCGACAATAAACCAACGGCTCAGCGGAACCTCAACAGGTTGGCACGCAGCTTGGCACTCTACTGTGCCGACCACGACGAGCGTTTTCCGACGGCGGAAGTTTGGATGGATGCTCTTTGGCCCTATCAGAGCAACACGCAGTACTTCGTCAATCAGGATGCGGCGAAGGTGAAGGAGGGACCCGCCTACGAGGATCGCCTTTCGGGGGTTTACGGATTCTCCTTTATAGACTCGATGAGCCAGCGCGCGAAGTCGGAATTGCCGGAGCCAGACCGCCAAACGGTGATCTTTTCTAGCACAGACCTACGATGGAACGCACATGGGAAGTGCGAGGGGTTTGTGCCGTTTCGCGGTGGCAAGAACATTCTCGTCGTGACAGGACTCTGCCGTGTTCGCTTGCGTGATGTGACCGCGGAAAACCTGGGCCCTGATGGAGAAGTCAAAGAGCCATAAGTACAGCGGCTGCTCGGAAGGAGACAGATCATGGGGCAGATAAGATCATACGACTGGGATAAGATGTTGCACGTCTCGGCCCTGGTTGTTACGGGTTGTGCGCTTTCGCTTTGCCTCATCTTCAATGTTCGAGCAATTTTTAGTAATACGGGGCATCCAATACCAAAGCAACGAATCCATTTGATTCAGCTTCAGAATGCACTTTTCATGTATACAGTTGATGCAGATGGCAAGTATCCGATAGCCGATACGTGGATGGACGGAGTTTGGCCTTACGAAAAGGACTTTGAGTTCTACGTTAATCCCAACGAGCCTGGCACTCATGTGCCGAAGAGCTATGCGGACCGGGCAAATGGTCGCTACGGATTTGCGTTTGTTCGATCCCTTGAGATGCGAGACAGATCTACTCTGCCTGGGGAGCAGGTGACTCTGTTTCCTTCGAAAAACCTGGCATGGAACGCAAACGGACAGTTTTCTAACTTCTCGTTCGTCCGTCTAAACCGCATCTACGTGGGGAATGTGTACGGCTACACGACTGGGCTTGATGTTAGGTCGGCTACATTTCCTGGGCCTGATGGGATGAGGCCGAAAAGCTCGGACGCAAGTCCACCTTCGGAGACGCCTTAGCCGTCTTCGCCTCCTTTGAGCCCATCCAGGCTGCTCAGCCGTCTCTATAGCTTGAAGAGATGTCCGTTTGGGCGGTG
Encoded proteins:
- a CDS encoding extracellular solute-binding protein, yielding MKQTLLLAFGLLLIVGCNSAKSEPKAMVEVQAFKGGYDIDFYAQAAEEWAKENPDTTATVDGSPEVWNKLRPRLNSGSPPDLMFPGWGMDHWELADLGQLMALDEALDSPSHDGSGTWRSTFNEQVLKLGQSDGKQYVLPYYVSVMGWWFDPGVFKKHGWDVPKTWDELLELCEKIKAAGIAPITYQGQYPDYMTVGMLMPWSYSIGGKETLEAMQNLEPGAWKSAPVLQAARMIDELNKKGYFEAGALSMKHTDAQAEFLLGKAAMIPCGTWLYAEMEKMIPPGVKMEFMLPPVVAGGKGDPTALAIKIEPWMIPAKAKNPKGAVSLFKYMTSVEKAKQFVEQKGTLMAINGSENAKLPEVLIVPAAKFSGAKAVWANQIAEYYKAFYEEIGNALTEMLNGKTTPEQFCERVEKKAEETRNDSDIKKRKVSM